The sequence CCGGCGCTCTATTTACCAGCCCCAGCAGCCGGCCGGCGCACGTTTAGAGTGTTATACAACCTCATGTGCAACGTTATGTATTATAATGTGTAACGGTATACGTGGTATGTGGCTCGGGTAAATAGTGTACGGTAGGTGTGGCGATAGAACACCGAACGGCCATTGGCTTCCCGTTGGCGGGGTGCACGCGCGAAATGAAAGTGAACTCTCTATATAAAGGGTGGTTTTCCTCCAATGCGACAGAACCAATTTAATTTACCAAGTCAACGCACGCTTGCCAAAGTATTAGCCCCGACGGTCAAGATGAGGGCCCTGGTACGTTTAACTTAAGCCATCATCCGAGTAGTCGCCGTCGCGAACGCGTTCTCACGTTATCCGTGTGCTCTAACGAACGATCCAGTGATCCCCGGACGTCCCGGATGTCCCGTAACCCACCGCGATACTCTCTGTGAACGATCAAGTGACGTCCGATGGACAATCTCTTACTTTTTTACCGAGAAACGTTTACCCTCCACTGTGTAACGCTCGCCGTTTTACTTTATCCAGGctgattttatatatttttttttttcgtaatcGGTTGCTAACTGGAGAGAATTTACTCTTATtgcgattttatattttcttgagtttttattttatgttttcttcACTTTTTCATTCTCACTATTCGTTCGGGCTTGATCACATTCCGGTTTGGTCTAACATAACCTCGAATCGATTAAGTAATCAATTTATTTAtcgcgattttatatttttgcggtttCTTGAATTTCAATCATTGTGTCGATTTTTTGTCTGTTGAGTCTCTCTTTAAAATTGATCAAATTCGGGTTGTAAATCTCGAATCGGTTAACTGAAGAGTCtatttattgcaattttatagcgattttaacttcaatcatgatgcatatatttttttaacacaCGTCAACTTACGACTCTTTGTTCAGACACGATTAAATGTGGGTTGTGGAGGATTAACAAAATCTGGAATCGATTAACTGAAGAGTCtatttattgcaattttatagcgatttcaacttcaatcatgatgcatatatttttttaacacaCGTCAACTTGCGACTCTTTGTTCAGACACGATCAAATGTGGGTTGTGGAGGATTAACAAAATCTGGAATCGATTAACTGAAGAGTCtatttattgcaattttatagcgatttcaacttcaatcatgttgcatatatttttttaacccTCGTCAACTTGCGACTCTTTGTTCAGACACGATCAAATATGGGTTGTGGAGGATTAACATATCGAATAGTCAGAATGAAGATGTATACTCACAAGCATCATATAATTGTCGCGACTTGCTCCCCACGTTGTTGAGCAAAGACTGGAAGAAGATTCCCCGGCAGTAAATCTAGAAAACTGTAAAGATTAGAGAAAATGCATTCGTCATAAATTCGTTCAGGTATTAATTAATTGCTTCTGATTTAAAGTTATGCATAATGATGATCGCCGTGGTGCTGGCCGAAGAAAAAGCGGTGAAGAAGCGTGGTCTTCTCGATCTCGGCATTGGCGGAGGACTTGGCTGGTCCGGTGGTCTGGGTCTCGGTGGTTTAGGACTCGGTGGTGAAGGACTCGGCTTAGGTGGTGATTTGGGACACGGCAAAGTCATCATTCAAGAAAAAGCTGTCGCTGTTCCAGTCGCTGTCCCGAAACCGTACCCAGTCGCTGTCGACCGACCAGTCGCTGTTAGGGTGAGGAAAACGTATATGAAAATTACCTCGAGCGTACTCTTACAAAACTCGACATGCTCTACTAACTGTGAACTCCTTTACCCCCACTCCTGTCAACAATCCGCGACGTTTCCAGAAATTCTGTAAATGTTGATCGGTTCGCGTTCGATCGAAACTTGAATCTTGAGCAACGAGTTCGAGGTCGGAATCAATCGATTGCGTGCTCAACGTCGTCGATTCTCAATCATTTATACTTGATAAACAAGCCCGCACCTTGCTCGATCATTTCCATTCAATTATAGCTAAGAATTTGTTATTGCACTATTGCATCAATCAAATTTTACCTGTTTCGATGTAGCTTTCTAAAGATTCTAAATATTTTGATACAATTCTCGTACCATTATTAGACTGTCAACTTTTTAAGGAAACACCTGCatcaatcaaattttatttattgtgacGAGGTGCTTGCATTTAAAaagaattgttgaaattatctGCACCTAGCGTGATAGCTGCTTGGTTATTCTTATTGTCTAGATTAAACAAGACTCTAAATATTTTGGCACAATTCTCGTACCATTATTAGACTGTCAACTTTTTAAGGAAACACCTGCATCaatcaaatttcatttattttgatGTAACTGTTGAATTCAATTGCACCTAGCTGCGttgatattattttattgttcagactaaatcaaatttttaatattttcctatAATTCTTGTACCATTAATTTTCTATTCAACGCATCTGTGCTCATCCTGCTAGCTATGAATTTGTTACGatagagtggggtaagtccgtctacggggcaagtccgttaattgattatttttattataatatgaacgaaatttctctggcttgtatttattaatgcagTATAAGTTTCCCTCGCtcaaatcaaccaatgccaaacagtcacgtgcgagatacgcgtacaactttgagattaccctgaacgtgtaatagtttagaagttattaatatattctgtgttgttattttagggaagtacaataaatattgatgtaggtttacattaaataaaccgtttttattgtacttttttaaaaattcattgagaaaaacactaagatgatcttgccccgtacatgttactacacggggcaagtgcgtactatcaatgtggggtaagtccgtactgtattaTGGGTAACtatataaaaagcattttgtagcaggcttgataataattcttttcttgctccGTACcatttgaaacaaggttcgaaagcatttttaaactttgttttaatatcactgtatcccctttcatatttcagcatgaaagtacttgtttgcttaaaaatggataactataaaactaaacgatataatttaatgcaataagaagcattttatagcaggcctttttaat comes from Lasioglossum baleicum chromosome 19, iyLasBale1, whole genome shotgun sequence and encodes:
- the LOC143218290 gene encoding uncharacterized protein LOC143218290, yielding MRQNQFNLPSQRTLAKVLAPTVKMRALLCIMMIAVVLAEEKAVKKRGLLDLGIGGGLGWSGGLGLGGLGLGGEGLGLGGDLGHGKVIIQEKAVAVPVAVPKPYPVAVDRPVAVRVPVAVPHPVPVPVEVPKPYPVIQTQTVHVPVDRPYPVQVPVKVPVPVPAPYPVKVAVPHAVPVAVPHPVPVAVPQPILVKQSVPVIVKGDHYGHF